A section of the Drosophila sechellia strain sech25 chromosome 3L, ASM438219v1, whole genome shotgun sequence genome encodes:
- the LOC6610623 gene encoding striatin-interacting protein 1 homolog isoform X1, with protein sequence MMLTSINNSFEQDTHDADANCDGPDLDFVYADVDGYQNEIAELYSYTEFSEFQMNVKAFEDQMELYDLPPNWQKQDSASQRGIVMKLVDQLEVSDRSFRMQAARCILYLAQGCWAEVQSDEEQHQITRDNVLVLYQLGVFASFIDLLNMEIESACSPDIVAVKITNVTLVDSTDIRVILSVLYIITETIRDEREKGSEDYRELADSFVQEINSPLPDGELLAVKLLGMITRFCSGAAPQFPMKKVVLLLWKVSLLGLGGMDVLKNLKNEYRLKVGLEPITEDTLEVTKCMRASSPPATATDILENQYPKRNFKRSLMKQRFLDEPEQIDMEMGGNEGQNNANNGSGNGGNGEEELSQYYRPYDDPSSSASTTSTANPNNQPSLTQPPAAVPPVQITARLPWTPKVRQKDIDQFLDISRNKFIGYSLIGDHESLAGLPQPIHEGFKTLQRHMYMSLADVQIKKEEDIARNPISTHEDEIKLTPAEVLYQAILPNLPQYMIALLKVLLAASPTSKSKTESINIMADVLPRKMPLTATQSTKLTVDIGRHKEIIVKAVSAIILLYLKHFKINHVYQFEFMSQHLVFANCIPLVLKFFNQTITEYVNTKNSIPLLDFPSCVIGEQPDLSGDSFVYGGEMSDKSYSWRNVFSCINLLRILNKLIKWKHSRVMMLVVFKSAPILKKTLKVRHAMMQLYVLKLLKMQTKYLGRQWRKSNMKTMSAIYAKVRHRLNDDWAFGNDLESRPWDFQAEECTLRACVDRFNLRRYPEATQKCGNNGTAAQNAENAQQSNMMAGNNGCGNNGDANGYGNNGGGGNGGHSQQQQLNDYGVEGGFPSDEILTQSDFAFFGHSGWWDRKVELTDYFKANYAVWLEEEVYNSQTDWDAL encoded by the exons ATGATGCTCACATCTATAAACAACTCCTTTGAACAGGACACCCACGATGCGGACGCCAACTGCGACGGGCCCGACCTGGACTTCGTGTACGCGGACGTGGATGGCTACCAAAACGAGATCGCCGAGCTGTATAGCTACACGGAGTTCAGCGAGTTTCAGATGAACGTGAAGGCCTTCGAGGACCAGATGGAGCTGTACGACCTGCCGCCCAACTGGCAGAAGCAGGACTCCGCCTCCCAGCGCGGCATTGTGATGAAGCTGGTGGACCAGCTAGAGGTCTCCGATCGATCCTTTCGGATGCAGGCCGCCCGGTGCATCCTGTACCTGGCCCAAGGCTGCTGGGCGGAGGTGCAATCGGACGAGGAGCAGCACCAGATCACCAGGGACAATGTGCTGGTGCTCTACCAACTCGGCGTCTTCGCATCCTTCATCGACCTGCTCAACATGGAGATCGAAAGCGCCTGCTCTCCGGACATTGTGGCCGTCAAGATCACCAACGTTACGCTTGTGGACTCCACGGACATCCGGGTGATCCTGTCTGTGCTCTACATCATCACAGAAACTATTCGTGATGAACGGGAAAAGGGCAGCGAGGACTACAGGGAGCTGGCCGACTCCTTTGTGCAGGAGATCAACTCGCCACTACCAGATGGCGAACTCCTGGCCGTCAAGCTGCTGGGCATGATCACAAGGTTTTGCAGTGGCGCAGCACCGCAGTTCCCCATGAAGAAGGTTGTCCTGCTGCTGTGGAAAGTTTCGCTGCTGGGACTGGGAGGCATGGATGTGCTCAAGAATCTCAAGAACGAGTATCGATTGAAGGTGGGCTTAGAACCCATCACCGAGGACACGCTGGAGGTAACCAAGTGCATGCGAGCCAGCTCCCCGCCAGCCACAGCTACTGATATACTGGAGAACCAGTATCCCAAGAGGAACTTCAA ACGCTCCCTGATGAAGCAGCGTTTCCTGGACGAGCCCGAGCAGATAGACATGGAGATGGGTGGCAACGAGGGTCAAAATAATGCCAACAATGGCAGCGGCAATGGCGGAAACGGGGAGGAAGAACTCTCTCAGTACTACAGGCCCTACGATGACCCCTCTTCGTCCGCatccaccacctcgacggcaAATCCAAACAACCAGCCTAGCCTAACACAGCCACCCGCTGCTGTGCCTCCGGTACAGATCACGGCTCGCCTGCCCTGGACGCCCAAGGTGCGACAAAAGGACATTGACCAGTTTCTGGATATTTCGCGGAATAAGTTCATAGGGTATTCGCTGATTGGTGACCACGAGAGTCTGGCTGGACTGCCGCAACCCATTCACGAGGGCTTTAAGACGCTGCAGCGGCACATGTATATGAGTCTGGCCGATGTGCAAATCAAGAAGGAGGAGGACATAGCTAGGAACCCCATTTCCACGCACGAGGACGAAATCAAACTGACCCCGGCTGAGGTGCTGTACCAAGCCATCCTGCCAAACCTGCCGCAGTATATGATCGCCCTGCTCAAGGTCCTTCTGGCAGCTTCGCCAACGTCCAAGTCCAAAACGGAGAGCATCAACATAATGGCCGATGTGCTGCCTAGGAAGATGCCGCTAACGGCGACCCAATCAACAAAGCTAACCGTCGACATTGGTCGGCATAAGGAGATCATTGTGAAGGCTGTCTCGGCCATCATCCTGCTATATTTAAAGCATTTCAAGATAAACCATGTTTACCAGTTTGAGTTCATGTCGCAGCATCTGGTGTTTGCCAACTGCATCCCGCTGGTTTTGAAGTTCTTCAATCAGACAATCACAGAGTACGTGAACACAAAGAACTCCATTCCCCTGCTCGATTTCCCGTCGTGCGTAATTGGTGAGCAACCGGATTTGAGTGGCGATAGCTTTGTGTACGGCGGAGAGATGTCCGATAAGTCCTACTCTTGGCGGAACGTGTTCTCCTGCATTAACCTGCTGCGCATCCTTAACAAGCTTATCAAGTGGAAGCACTCGCGAGTGATGATGCTGGTGGTATTCAAGTCGGCACCGATCCTGAAGAAGACCCTTAAGGTGCGTCACGCCATGATGCAGCTGTACGTGCTGAAGCTGCTCAAGATGCAGACCAAGTACTTGGGTCGCCAGTGGCGCAAGTCCAATATGAAGACCATGAGTGCAATTTACGCCAAGGTGCGGCATCGTCTAAACGACGACTGGGCCTTTGGCAACGACCTGGAGTCGCGTCCCTGGGATTTCCAGGCGGAGGAGTGCACGCTGCGGGCCTGCGTGGATCGATTCAACCTGCGACGCTATCCGGAAGCCACCCAGAAGTGTGGAAACAACGGTACGGCAGCTCAGAATGCGGAGAACGCCCAGCAATCCAACATGATGGCGGGCAACAATGGATGTGGCAATAATGGCGACGCAAATGGCTATGGAAATAACGGTGGCGGTGGCAATGGCGGCcacagccagcagcagcagcttaaCGACTATGGTGTGGAGGGTGGATTCCCCAGCGACGAGATCCTCACCCAATCGGACTTTGCCTTCTTCGGACACTCGGGCTGGTGGGATCGCAAGGTCGAGCTGACGGATTACTTCAAGGCCAACTACGCGGTCTGGCTGGAGGAGGAGGTCTACAACAGTCAGACCGACTGGGACGCCCTCTAG
- the LOC6610624 gene encoding probable phospholipid hydroperoxide glutathione peroxidase isoform X2, whose amino-acid sequence MAGRSIVHFFLGSVAIALGSYIYFTMQIDMSANGDYKNAASIYEFTVKDTHGNDISLEKYKGKVVLVVNIASKCGLTKNNYQKLTDLKEKYGERGLVILNFPCNQFGSQMPEADGEAMVCHLRDSKADIGEVFAKVDVNGDNAAPLYKYLKAKQTGTLGSGIKWNFTKFLVNKEGVPINRYAPTTDPMDIAKDIEKLL is encoded by the exons ATGGCCGGCCGCTCCATCGTCCACTTTTTTCTGGGGTCCGTGGCAATCGCCCTGGGATCGTACATCTACTTCACCATGCAA ATCGACATGTCTGCTAACGGAGATTACAAGAACGCCGCCTCGATCTACGAGTTCACCGTGAAGGACACCCATGGCAACGATATTTCGCTGGAAAAGTACAAGGGCAAGGTGGTCCTGGTGGTGAACATCGCCTCCAAGTGCGGCCTGACCAAGAACAACTACCAGAAGCTGACGGATCTGAAGGAGAAGTACGGCGAGCGCGGCCTGGTGATCCTCAACTTCCCGTGCAATCAGTTTGGATCCCAGATGCCGGAGGCCGATGGAGAGGCCATGGTGTGCCACCTGCGCGACTCCAAGGCTGACATAGGCGAGGTGTTCGCCAAG GTCGATGTGAATGGAGATAATGCGGCGCCGCTGTACAAATACCTGAAGGCCAAGCAGACCGGCACCCTGGGCAGCGGAATCAAGTGGAACTTCACCAAGTTCCTGGTGAACAAGGAGGGCGTGCCCATTAACCGATATGCCCCGACCACCGATCCCATGGACATCGCCAAGGACATTGAGAAGCTGCTGTAG
- the LOC6610624 gene encoding probable phospholipid hydroperoxide glutathione peroxidase isoform X1, whose product MSLRQFQNISRQALRCYSMRRTLGPVLELSRGQRQCLRLCTVLLPVSCAATPTYATSSAAQHSTAAAIDMSANGDYKNAASIYEFTVKDTHGNDISLEKYKGKVVLVVNIASKCGLTKNNYQKLTDLKEKYGERGLVILNFPCNQFGSQMPEADGEAMVCHLRDSKADIGEVFAKVDVNGDNAAPLYKYLKAKQTGTLGSGIKWNFTKFLVNKEGVPINRYAPTTDPMDIAKDIEKLL is encoded by the exons ATGAGTCTCAGGCAGTTTCAAAACATTTCCCGCCAGGCCCTCAGGTGCTACTCGATGAGGCGGACCCTGGGCCCCGTCCTCGAGCTGAGTCGCGGTCAGAGGCAGTGCCTTCGCCTCTGCACCGTCCTGCTTCCCGTGAGCTGtgcggccacgcccacatacGCCACCTCCTCAGCCGCCCAACACTCCACAGCAGCTGCC ATCGACATGTCTGCTAACGGAGATTACAAGAACGCCGCCTCGATCTACGAGTTCACCGTGAAGGACACCCATGGCAACGATATTTCGCTGGAAAAGTACAAGGGCAAGGTGGTCCTGGTGGTGAACATCGCCTCCAAGTGCGGCCTGACCAAGAACAACTACCAGAAGCTGACGGATCTGAAGGAGAAGTACGGCGAGCGCGGCCTGGTGATCCTCAACTTCCCGTGCAATCAGTTTGGATCCCAGATGCCGGAGGCCGATGGAGAGGCCATGGTGTGCCACCTGCGCGACTCCAAGGCTGACATAGGCGAGGTGTTCGCCAAG GTCGATGTGAATGGAGATAATGCGGCGCCGCTGTACAAATACCTGAAGGCCAAGCAGACCGGCACCCTGGGCAGCGGAATCAAGTGGAACTTCACCAAGTTCCTGGTGAACAAGGAGGGCGTGCCCATTAACCGATATGCCCCGACCACCGATCCCATGGACATCGCCAAGGACATTGAGAAGCTGCTGTAG
- the LOC6610625 gene encoding mediator of RNA polymerase II transcription subunit 15 has protein sequence MFRGVLVLLLVACSLVDAATHVNISIAQQPATNPADVKYVDGMAPAELRAGPQRDEDQQFQRIQERQQQVLSQSQSQQQQQQQQQVSQTQQQQQPQQLSPRQGLGLQPPAQGQPPMSKNGRLPRRRNHSRRPSIHQQPPHSGQFRQRNQQLRQNQEFERYIQSYHSHGPTVETVYESSNPSPQRYTQTSSGISPSSSVDDAAPQKLVTIGGHRSQQLRMFERQVAAPVATQGQSANVEAAQDSKPIYEPQQAPIQTANIAPAVSSSSSSSSSSVSTASSQPAAPAPALPSDSSSGYDSATSYNRPSYDPNGFSYEDGQEVEYQDQYPPEVDDGQGYEDYADPSGYQGGSGYLPPAPARGYAPPQRPLVTKTIQIVQPALKAKKYEVRHPAIQKEFYDIEERVVIKPAGTLVVELEHPVAKIPKGETLLPLGHPHPAVASAYSNSNNGQIQSQTYNNNVPEYRPSYDAARAPAKDQQPTTIGSSVTTMPSYDQQPKDDFVESRLQQQQPLGDVTDGGKSSPSFISGVDANGNAVKINAKHLSPKMIQRAEPEQDYSRSGQRVYQQRNNFNRQPYNQDDDYFSGEYLPNVSAGSVEAKPARLELAEEKEDERPTQIIKHEHKIHLPPSQHNIYLGRTSQTPLKERRIQEVPAQVTEIKPYLRNHVGPTVLYSKSQTPRTYYSQPSRQRVAEELDYSAPYSQMRFSPDNHSSRLVQSPQVRYSTESQSSRLVEAPKPEEQKQEPKKAQQNTHIQIQIASDQEKSAVVATTIAPDCDREQQRADLRHQKSQRLVEAPISDVSATQATPSQSKSQPDVDVSLNGAAGHLKPNERVIAATAAPTDASATSETFHKRRIVVNHPFQTVREVVEHEPFTNYHQIQVNEPAPPSHYHQAYYQPALQTHGSLVHFQTSSAHGNLYG, from the exons ATGTTCCGAGGAGTGCTGGTGCTCCTGCTGGTGGCCTGCAGCCTGGTGGATGCGGCCACCCATGTCAACATCTCGATTGCCCAGCAACCGGCCACGAATCCGGCGGACGTGAAGTACGTCGATGGTATGGCTCCGGCCGAGCTGAGGGCGGGTCCTCAGAGGGATGAGGATCAGCAGTTCCAGCGCATCCAGGAGCGACAGCAGCAGGTGCtatcccagtcccagtcccagcaacaacagcagcagcagcaacaggtgtCTCAaacccagcagcaacagcagccccAGCAGCTATCTCCTCGCCAGGGATTGGGATTGCAGCCGCCGGCTCAGGGTCAGCCACCCATGTCCAAGAACGGACGATTGCCCCGTCGCCGAAATCACAGCCGACGACCCTCCATCCACCAGCAGCCGCCTCATAGTGGCCAATTCCGGCAGCGCAACCAGCAGCTCCGCCAGAACCAGGAGTTCGAGCGGTACATCCAATCCTACCACAGCCATGGTCCCACCGTGGAGACG GTCTATGAGTCATCGAATCCGTCCCCGCAGCGCTATACTCAAACCAGCTCCGGAATAAGTCCGTCCTCGTCAGTGGACGATGCTGCTCCCCAGAAACTGGTGACGATTGGAGGACATCGGTCGCAGCAGCTGCGCATGTTCGAGCGCCAGGTGGCTGCTCCTGTTGCCACCCAGGGACAAAGTGCGAATGTGGAGGCGGCCCAGGACAGCAAGCCCATCTACGAGCCCCAGCAGGCTCCCATTCAAACGGCCAACATTGCGCCGGCGGTGAGCTCCAgttcatcctcctcctctaGCTCCGTTTCCACCGCATCGAGTCAACCTGCTGCCCCGGCGCCCGCCCTGCCATCTGATTCTTCATCTGGCTACGACTCCGCTACCAGCTACAATCGCCCCAGCTACGATCCCAATGGCTTCAGCTACGAAGATGGACAGGAAGTGGAATACCAGGATCAATATCCGCCAGAGGTGGATGATGGCCAGGGGTACGAGGACTATGCCGATCCGTCGGGCTACCAGGGAGGTTCGGGCTACCTGCCACctgctcctgccagaggctatgCTCCTCCACAGCGTCCCCTTGTCACCAAGACTATCCAAATAGTGCAGCCAGCTCTGAAGGCCAAGAAGTACGAGGTCCGTCATCCAGCCATCCAAAAGGAGTTCTATGACATCGAGGAGCGTGTGGTGATCAAGCCGGCGGGAACTCTGGTCGTTGAGCTGGAGCATCCGGTTGCCAAGATTCCCAAGGGAGAAACCCTGCTGCCTTTGGGACATCCCCATCCTGCAGTGGCTTCCGCctacagcaacagcaacaatggTCAAATCCAGTCGCAGACATATAACAACAATGTGCCCGAGTACAGGCCGTCCTATGATGCAGCTCGAGCTCCTGCCAAGGATCAGCAGCCCACCACCATCGGCTCCAGTGTGACCACAATGCCTTCCTACGATCAGCAGCCCAAAGATGACTTCGTGGAGTCCCGgttgcaacaacagcagccccTGGGAGATGTCACCGATGGTGGAAAGAGCTCACCCTCGTTCATATCCGGAGTGGATGCCAATGGAAACGCCGTCAAGATCAACGCCAAGCACCTGTCACCCAAGATGATCCAGCGCGCGGAACCGGAGCAGGATTACTCCCGATCAGGCCAAAGGGTCTATCAGCAGAGAAACAACTTCAACCGCCAGCCATACAACCAGGACGACGACTACTTCTCGGGCGAATATCTGCCGAATGTGAGTGCCGGCAGTGTGGAGGCCAAGCCAGCGCGACTGGAACTGGCGGAAGAGAAGGAAGACGAGCGACCCACCCAGATAATCAAGCACGAGCACAAGATTCACTTGCCGCCCTCGCAGCACAACATTTACCTGGGACGCACAAGCCAAACGCCCCTGAAGGAGCGAAGGATCCAGGAGGTGCCTGCCCAGGTGACCGAGATAAAGCCCTACCTCAGGAACCACGTTGGACCCACTGTGTTGTATTCAAAGTCCCAAACTCCCAGGACGTACTATAGCCAGCCATCCCGGCAGCGCGTTGCCGAGGAGTTGGACTACAGTGCGCCCTACTCCCAGATGAGATTCAGCCCGGACAACCACTCCTCCAGACTCGTCCAGTCGCCCCAGGTGCGATACAGTACGGAGAGCCAGTCATCGCGGCTGGTTGAGGCACCCAAACCAGAGGAGCAGAAGCAGGAGCCCAAGAAGGCGCAGCAAAACACCCACATCCAAATCCAGATAGCCAGTGACCAGGAGAAGTCTGCAGTGGTGGCCACCACTATTGCTCCGGACTGCGACAGGGAACAGCAAAGAGCAGATCTGCGCCATCAGAAGTCCCAGCGCCTGGTGGAAGCACCCATCTCCGATGTATCCGCCACCCAGGCTACTCCGTCCCAATCGAAGTCCCAGCCCGATGTGGACGTCTCGCTCAATGGAGCCGCTGGCCATCTGAAACCCAACGAGAGGGTCATCGCAGCAACAGCCGCGCCAACTGATGCCTCCGCCACCAGCGAGACCTTCCACAAGCGCCGCATCGTTGTCAACCATCCATTCCAGACGGTTCGCGAAGTGGTCGAGCACGAGCCCTTCACCAACTACCATCAGATTCAGGTGAACGAGCCGGCTCCACCCTCGCACTACCACCAGGCCTACTACCAACCGGCGCTGCAGACCCACGGGAGTTTGGTCCACTTCCAGACCTCGTCCGCACATGGCAACCTATACGGATAA
- the LOC6610624 gene encoding probable phospholipid hydroperoxide glutathione peroxidase isoform X3 encodes MSANGDYKNAASIYEFTVKDTHGNDISLEKYKGKVVLVVNIASKCGLTKNNYQKLTDLKEKYGERGLVILNFPCNQFGSQMPEADGEAMVCHLRDSKADIGEVFAKVDVNGDNAAPLYKYLKAKQTGTLGSGIKWNFTKFLVNKEGVPINRYAPTTDPMDIAKDIEKLL; translated from the exons ATGTCTGCTAACGGAGATTACAAGAACGCCGCCTCGATCTACGAGTTCACCGTGAAGGACACCCATGGCAACGATATTTCGCTGGAAAAGTACAAGGGCAAGGTGGTCCTGGTGGTGAACATCGCCTCCAAGTGCGGCCTGACCAAGAACAACTACCAGAAGCTGACGGATCTGAAGGAGAAGTACGGCGAGCGCGGCCTGGTGATCCTCAACTTCCCGTGCAATCAGTTTGGATCCCAGATGCCGGAGGCCGATGGAGAGGCCATGGTGTGCCACCTGCGCGACTCCAAGGCTGACATAGGCGAGGTGTTCGCCAAG GTCGATGTGAATGGAGATAATGCGGCGCCGCTGTACAAATACCTGAAGGCCAAGCAGACCGGCACCCTGGGCAGCGGAATCAAGTGGAACTTCACCAAGTTCCTGGTGAACAAGGAGGGCGTGCCCATTAACCGATATGCCCCGACCACCGATCCCATGGACATCGCCAAGGACATTGAGAAGCTGCTGTAG
- the LOC6610623 gene encoding striatin-interacting protein 1 homolog isoform X2: protein MACKQKNKLLFDTCKDQLSCGAVKEYCDAENIARSSTMQCIQSGINVLSSIAASNKRSERASVDTDTHDADANCDGPDLDFVYADVDGYQNEIAELYSYTEFSEFQMNVKAFEDQMELYDLPPNWQKQDSASQRGIVMKLVDQLEVSDRSFRMQAARCILYLAQGCWAEVQSDEEQHQITRDNVLVLYQLGVFASFIDLLNMEIESACSPDIVAVKITNVTLVDSTDIRVILSVLYIITETIRDEREKGSEDYRELADSFVQEINSPLPDGELLAVKLLGMITRFCSGAAPQFPMKKVVLLLWKVSLLGLGGMDVLKNLKNEYRLKVGLEPITEDTLEVTKCMRASSPPATATDILENQYPKRNFKRSLMKQRFLDEPEQIDMEMGGNEGQNNANNGSGNGGNGEEELSQYYRPYDDPSSSASTTSTANPNNQPSLTQPPAAVPPVQITARLPWTPKVRQKDIDQFLDISRNKFIGYSLIGDHESLAGLPQPIHEGFKTLQRHMYMSLADVQIKKEEDIARNPISTHEDEIKLTPAEVLYQAILPNLPQYMIALLKVLLAASPTSKSKTESINIMADVLPRKMPLTATQSTKLTVDIGRHKEIIVKAVSAIILLYLKHFKINHVYQFEFMSQHLVFANCIPLVLKFFNQTITEYVNTKNSIPLLDFPSCVIGEQPDLSGDSFVYGGEMSDKSYSWRNVFSCINLLRILNKLIKWKHSRVMMLVVFKSAPILKKTLKVRHAMMQLYVLKLLKMQTKYLGRQWRKSNMKTMSAIYAKVRHRLNDDWAFGNDLESRPWDFQAEECTLRACVDRFNLRRYPEATQKCGNNGTAAQNAENAQQSNMMAGNNGCGNNGDANGYGNNGGGGNGGHSQQQQLNDYGVEGGFPSDEILTQSDFAFFGHSGWWDRKVELTDYFKANYAVWLEEEVYNSQTDWDAL, encoded by the exons ATGGCTTGCaagcagaaaaacaaactCCTTTTTGACACTTGTAAAGACCAGTTAAGCTGTGGCGCCGTGAAAGAATACTGCGACGCCGAGAACATCGCCAGATCTTCGACGATGCAGTGCATCCAGTCTGGCATCAATGTGCTTAGCAGCATTGCTGCTTCGAACAAGCGAAGTGAACGCGCCAGTGTTGACACG GACACCCACGATGCGGACGCCAACTGCGACGGGCCCGACCTGGACTTCGTGTACGCGGACGTGGATGGCTACCAAAACGAGATCGCCGAGCTGTATAGCTACACGGAGTTCAGCGAGTTTCAGATGAACGTGAAGGCCTTCGAGGACCAGATGGAGCTGTACGACCTGCCGCCCAACTGGCAGAAGCAGGACTCCGCCTCCCAGCGCGGCATTGTGATGAAGCTGGTGGACCAGCTAGAGGTCTCCGATCGATCCTTTCGGATGCAGGCCGCCCGGTGCATCCTGTACCTGGCCCAAGGCTGCTGGGCGGAGGTGCAATCGGACGAGGAGCAGCACCAGATCACCAGGGACAATGTGCTGGTGCTCTACCAACTCGGCGTCTTCGCATCCTTCATCGACCTGCTCAACATGGAGATCGAAAGCGCCTGCTCTCCGGACATTGTGGCCGTCAAGATCACCAACGTTACGCTTGTGGACTCCACGGACATCCGGGTGATCCTGTCTGTGCTCTACATCATCACAGAAACTATTCGTGATGAACGGGAAAAGGGCAGCGAGGACTACAGGGAGCTGGCCGACTCCTTTGTGCAGGAGATCAACTCGCCACTACCAGATGGCGAACTCCTGGCCGTCAAGCTGCTGGGCATGATCACAAGGTTTTGCAGTGGCGCAGCACCGCAGTTCCCCATGAAGAAGGTTGTCCTGCTGCTGTGGAAAGTTTCGCTGCTGGGACTGGGAGGCATGGATGTGCTCAAGAATCTCAAGAACGAGTATCGATTGAAGGTGGGCTTAGAACCCATCACCGAGGACACGCTGGAGGTAACCAAGTGCATGCGAGCCAGCTCCCCGCCAGCCACAGCTACTGATATACTGGAGAACCAGTATCCCAAGAGGAACTTCAA ACGCTCCCTGATGAAGCAGCGTTTCCTGGACGAGCCCGAGCAGATAGACATGGAGATGGGTGGCAACGAGGGTCAAAATAATGCCAACAATGGCAGCGGCAATGGCGGAAACGGGGAGGAAGAACTCTCTCAGTACTACAGGCCCTACGATGACCCCTCTTCGTCCGCatccaccacctcgacggcaAATCCAAACAACCAGCCTAGCCTAACACAGCCACCCGCTGCTGTGCCTCCGGTACAGATCACGGCTCGCCTGCCCTGGACGCCCAAGGTGCGACAAAAGGACATTGACCAGTTTCTGGATATTTCGCGGAATAAGTTCATAGGGTATTCGCTGATTGGTGACCACGAGAGTCTGGCTGGACTGCCGCAACCCATTCACGAGGGCTTTAAGACGCTGCAGCGGCACATGTATATGAGTCTGGCCGATGTGCAAATCAAGAAGGAGGAGGACATAGCTAGGAACCCCATTTCCACGCACGAGGACGAAATCAAACTGACCCCGGCTGAGGTGCTGTACCAAGCCATCCTGCCAAACCTGCCGCAGTATATGATCGCCCTGCTCAAGGTCCTTCTGGCAGCTTCGCCAACGTCCAAGTCCAAAACGGAGAGCATCAACATAATGGCCGATGTGCTGCCTAGGAAGATGCCGCTAACGGCGACCCAATCAACAAAGCTAACCGTCGACATTGGTCGGCATAAGGAGATCATTGTGAAGGCTGTCTCGGCCATCATCCTGCTATATTTAAAGCATTTCAAGATAAACCATGTTTACCAGTTTGAGTTCATGTCGCAGCATCTGGTGTTTGCCAACTGCATCCCGCTGGTTTTGAAGTTCTTCAATCAGACAATCACAGAGTACGTGAACACAAAGAACTCCATTCCCCTGCTCGATTTCCCGTCGTGCGTAATTGGTGAGCAACCGGATTTGAGTGGCGATAGCTTTGTGTACGGCGGAGAGATGTCCGATAAGTCCTACTCTTGGCGGAACGTGTTCTCCTGCATTAACCTGCTGCGCATCCTTAACAAGCTTATCAAGTGGAAGCACTCGCGAGTGATGATGCTGGTGGTATTCAAGTCGGCACCGATCCTGAAGAAGACCCTTAAGGTGCGTCACGCCATGATGCAGCTGTACGTGCTGAAGCTGCTCAAGATGCAGACCAAGTACTTGGGTCGCCAGTGGCGCAAGTCCAATATGAAGACCATGAGTGCAATTTACGCCAAGGTGCGGCATCGTCTAAACGACGACTGGGCCTTTGGCAACGACCTGGAGTCGCGTCCCTGGGATTTCCAGGCGGAGGAGTGCACGCTGCGGGCCTGCGTGGATCGATTCAACCTGCGACGCTATCCGGAAGCCACCCAGAAGTGTGGAAACAACGGTACGGCAGCTCAGAATGCGGAGAACGCCCAGCAATCCAACATGATGGCGGGCAACAATGGATGTGGCAATAATGGCGACGCAAATGGCTATGGAAATAACGGTGGCGGTGGCAATGGCGGCcacagccagcagcagcagcttaaCGACTATGGTGTGGAGGGTGGATTCCCCAGCGACGAGATCCTCACCCAATCGGACTTTGCCTTCTTCGGACACTCGGGCTGGTGGGATCGCAAGGTCGAGCTGACGGATTACTTCAAGGCCAACTACGCGGTCTGGCTGGAGGAGGAGGTCTACAACAGTCAGACCGACTGGGACGCCCTCTAG